GCAGTAACCCTCGTCGTAGAGGCGATTGAGCAGCGTGTAGTGCCAGAAGGTGGCCCAGCCTTCGTTCATCACCTGGGTTTGGCGCTGGGGATAGAAGTATTGCGCCACCTTGCGCACGATGCGCACCACCTCGCGCTGCCAGGGTTCCAGTAGCGGCGCGTTCTTCTCGATGAAGTAGAGCAGATTCTCCTGCGGCTCGGCGGGGAAGCGCTGGTGCTTCTGATCGTTCGCGGCGCTGCCCTGGTTGGCGTACTGGGGGATGGTGCGCCACAGCTCGTTCACCTGGCGCTGCAGGTAGTCTTCGCGATCACGTTGACGCGCGCGCTCCTCCTGCAGGGATAGCGGCGAGGGGCGCTTGTAGCGGTCGACGCCCTGGTTCATGAGGGCGTGGCAGGAGTCGAGGAGCAGCTCTACGGCTTCCTGGCCGTGGCGCTCCTCGCATTCGTGGATGAAGTTACGGGCGAACTCGAGGTAGTCGATGATCGCGTCCGCGTTGGTCCACGCGCGGAAGAGGTAGTTGCCCTTGAAGAAGGAGTTGTGGCCGTAGCACGCGTGGGCGATCACCAGCGCCTGCATGGGCAGCGTGTTCTCCTCCATGAGGTACGCGATGCAGGGGTTGGAGTTGATCACGATCTCGTAGGCGAGGCCCATGAAGCCGCGACGGTAGGCCTTCTCCACGTTCAGGAACTGCTTGCCGAAGCTCCAGTGGTGGTAGTTGATGGGCATGCCTACGGAGGAGTAGGCGTCCATCATCTGTTCGGCGGTGATGATCTCGAGCTGGTTGGGGTACGTATCGAGGCCGTACTCCGCCGCCAGCTCGGCGATCACGTGGTCGTACTTCTCGATGAGCGGGAAGGTCCAGTCGGAATCTTCCGAGATGATCCGATGGGTCATGAGCTGAGTTGACGGGCGAAGAGCTTGCGAAACACCGGGTAGATGTCGTTGGCGCCGTCGATCTGCTGCATGGCGAAGTTGGGATGTGCTTCCTTCACGATCTCATACTCCTGCCACAAGCGCTGATGACTTGCGGGGGTGATCTCGATGTAGGCGAAGTACTGCATCAGGGGCAGTAGCTCCTCGCTCAGGATGGCGCGGCAGCCGGGCGAGTCGTCGGGCCAGTTGTCGCCGTCGGAGGCCTGGGCGCAGTAGATGTTCCACGCGTTGGAGGGGTAGCGATCGCGAATGATGTCGCGCGTGAGGTTCAGGGCGCTGGAGACGACGGTGCCGCCGGTCTCGCGCGAGTGGAAGAACTCGTCCTCCTCCACCTCGATGGCCACCGTGTGGTGGCGGATGAACACCACGTCGATGCGCTCGTAGTTACGCTGCAGGAAGAGGTACAGGAGGATGAAGAACTGCTTGGCGAGGTCCTTGCGCTCCTGGGTCATGGAGCCGGACACGTCCATCAGGCAGAACATCACGGCCTGGGTGCTCGGCTGCGGCTGCTTGATGCGGTGGTTGTAGCGCAGGTCCACCGTGTCCAGGAAGGGGATGGCGCGCAGGCGCGTACGCAGGGAGCGCATCTCCTCTTCCAGCTCCTGGCCGCGGTCACCTTCCTTTTCGTCGTCGCTCAGGGCCTCGAACTCGGCTTCCAAGGTCTTTAGCTGGCCACGGAGCGGACCGCCCATGGCGATGCGCCGCGCGAGGGAGCCGCGCAGGGAGCGTACGACGTTGATGTTGGTGGGCATGCCGTCCAGCGTGTAGCCGGCACGCACAGTCTTGTAGTCGGGCAGGCGGGTGAGTTCTTTCTTGACCAGGTGGGGTAGCTCGAGATCTTCGAACATGAAGTCGAGGAACTCCTGGCGACTCAGCTCGAAGGCGAAGTCATCCTCGCCCTGGCCGTCCTTGCTCGCCTTGCCGCCGCGACCGCCCTTGCCGCCCTTCGGCCGCTGCACGCGATCACCGGTGATGAACTCCTTGTTGCCCGGGTGCACCATATCGCGACGGCCGCCGTCGCCGATCGTGAACTGCGGCTCGGAGATGTCGCGGGCGGGAATGGTGACCTTCTCGCCCTTGTTGATCTCCGTGATGCTGCGACCGGAGGCCGCGTCGTTCACGGCCTTCTTCAGCTGATGCTTGAAGCGCTGCAGGAAGCGCTGGCGATTGACGATGCTCTTCTTCTTCGCATCGGCCCGCCTGTCGACGATCAGTGACACTAAAGCGCTTCCCTAGCTGGTCTTTCGAACGCGCAGATACCACTCGCTGAGCAGACGCACTTGCTTCGGCGTGTAGCCCTTCTCGACCATGCGGTCCACGAAGTCCTGGTGCTTCTTCTGATCCTCGTCCGACGCCTTGGCGTTGAAGGAGATCACCGGCAGGAGGTCTTCGGTCTTCGAGAACATCTTCTTCTCGATGACGATGCGCAGCTTCTCGTAGCTGGTCCACTTCGGGTTCTTGCCCGAGTGCTTGGCGCGAGCGCGCAGCACGAAGTTGACCACCTCGTTGCGGAAGTCTTTGGGATTTGAGATGCCAGCGGGCTTCTCGATCTTCTCCAGCTCCTCGTTGAGGGCGGCGCGATCGAGCAGCTCACCGGTGTCCGGATCGCGGTAGTGCTGGTCCTGCAGCCAGAAGTCGGCGTAGGTCACGTAGCGATCGAAGAGGTTCTGGCCGTACTCGGCGTAGGACTCGAGGTAGGCCTTCTGCAGTTCCTCGCCGATGAACTTGGCGTAGTTCGGCTGCAGGTAGTTCTTGATGAAGCCGAGGTAGCGCTCCTCCACTTCGGGCGGAAACTGCTCGCGCAGGATCTGCTGCTCCAGCACGTAGAGCAGGTGCACGGGGTTAGCCGCCACCTCGCTGTGATCGAAGTTGAACACGCGGGAGAGGATCTTGAAGGCGAAGCGGGTGGACAGCCCGGCCATGCCTTCGTCGACGCCGGCGTAGTCCTGGTACTCGCGGATGGACTTGGCCTTGGGGTCGGTGTCCTTCAGGTTCTCGCCGTCGTACACGCGCATCTTGGAGAAGACACTCGAGTTTTCGGGCTCTTTCACCCGCGACAGCACGGAGAACTGCGACAGCATCTCCAGCGTGTCCGGCGCGCAGGGCGCTTCGCTGAGGCTGCTGCCCTCGAGCAGCTTGTTGTAGATCTTCACCTCGTCGGACACGCGCAGGCAGTACGGCACCTTCACGATGTACACGCGATCGAGGAACGCCTCGTTGTTGCGGTTGGACTTGAAGGCCTGCCACTCCGATTCGTTGGAGTGGGCGAGGATCAACCCCTCGAAGGGGATCGCACCCATGCCTTCGGTGCCGTTGTAGTTGCCCTCCTGCGTGGCGGTGAGCAGGGGGTGAAGCACCTTGATAGGTGCCTTGAACATCTCGACGAACTCCATCACGCCTTGGTTGGCGAGGCAGAGGCCGCCGGAGAAGCTGTAGGCATCCGGGTCGTGTTGGGCGAAGTTCTCGAGCTTGCGGATGTCGACCTTGCCGACCAGCGAAGAGATATCTTGATTGTTCTCATCGCCCGGTTCGGTCTTGGCAACGCCGATCTGTGCCAGGCGCGAGGGGTAGCGCTTCACCACGCGGAAGCGGGTGACGTCGCCATTGAACTCCTGTAAGCGCTTCACGGCCCAGGGCGACATGATGGTGTTGAGGTAACGACGCGGGATGCCGTAATCCTCTTCCAGGATGTCGGCGTCTTCGGTCGGGTCGAACAGCCCGAGCGGCGACTCGTTTACCGGTGAGCCCTCCAGCGCGTAGATGGGCATGTGTTCGATCAGTTGTTTGAGCTTCTCGGCGAGGGACGACTTGCCGCCGCCCACGGGGCCCAAGAGGTAGAGAATCTGCTTGCGTTCTTCGAGGCCTTGGGCGGCGTGCTTGAGGTAAGAGACGATCTGTTCGATGGTCTCCTCCATGCCGAAGAAGTCCTGAAACGCCGGGTAGACGCGCAGCATCTTGTTTTGGAAGATGCGTGATAGGCGTGGATCATCACGCGTATCGACCGTCTCCGGCTCACCGATCGCCATCAACAGGCGCTCGGCGGCGTTGGCGTAGGTGGCGGGTTCCTGCTTACACAGTTGGAGGTAATCCTGGAGGCTGATCACCTCCTCCTCCGTGCCCTTGTACCGCTGCTGATGCCGCTCGAAAATGTCCATCAGGACCTTACCTCTCTAGCACGAAGACGTGACTCGCCGGTTCGATCGTTGGGCAGCTGGCTCATTAAGCGCGCTCGCGAACCGATCGATGCGGGTACATGGGTTTTTGAAGGCGAGGGTGAAACGAAGCGCCGCTCCTAAGGTCGCCCTTATGGCTGAGACGCCTTCCAGGTAAACCTAGTTCCATGGTTGGCGCTCGAACGTCACCTTGGATAACACTCTTGATGCTACACATCGCCGCGGGTGTCAAGGCGATGTAGAAGCGCGCACAAGCCGTGTCGTCGTGAGGTGACCGACGCTTTCGACCGTACGCCGCGGGGGCCTTGGGCGCTGTGACACGAATCACGTATGTCACACCGATATGTTGCATGGCTGGACGGCCCGCCGAGCGGACTCCGACGGCACCGCAAGCAGCGCGCTACACTGGCAGTCGAAGGAAGCAGGCGTCGGTTGTGGAGGCACCGTGAGCGAGTCAGAC
This genomic window from Pseudomonadota bacterium contains:
- a CDS encoding SpoVR family protein, with the translated sequence MTHRIISEDSDWTFPLIEKYDHVIAELAAEYGLDTYPNQLEIITAEQMMDAYSSVGMPINYHHWSFGKQFLNVEKAYRRGFMGLAYEIVINSNPCIAYLMEENTLPMQALVIAHACYGHNSFFKGNYLFRAWTNADAIIDYLEFARNFIHECEERHGQEAVELLLDSCHALMNQGVDRYKRPSPLSLQEERARQRDREDYLQRQVNELWRTIPQYANQGSAANDQKHQRFPAEPQENLLYFIEKNAPLLEPWQREVVRIVRKVAQYFYPQRQTQVMNEGWATFWHYTLLNRLYDEGYCSDGFMIEFLQSHTNVVYQPSFDSQHYSGLNPYTLGFSIFTDLKRMCEDPTDEDRYWFPDIAGSDWLPTLDFAMRNFKDESFIAQYLSPKVMRELRLFDVLDDESEETLEIAAIHDEAGYRRLRTALADNYNLHSREPNIQVYEVNHRGDRSLTVRHQQYNDRPLNKEAALEVTRHLRRLWGFRVRVDTVGSSGKAETIAEI
- a CDS encoding YeaH/YhbH family protein — translated: MSLIVDRRADAKKKSIVNRQRFLQRFKHQLKKAVNDAASGRSITEINKGEKVTIPARDISEPQFTIGDGGRRDMVHPGNKEFITGDRVQRPKGGKGGRGGKASKDGQGEDDFAFELSRQEFLDFMFEDLELPHLVKKELTRLPDYKTVRAGYTLDGMPTNINVVRSLRGSLARRIAMGGPLRGQLKTLEAEFEALSDDEKEGDRGQELEEEMRSLRTRLRAIPFLDTVDLRYNHRIKQPQPSTQAVMFCLMDVSGSMTQERKDLAKQFFILLYLFLQRNYERIDVVFIRHHTVAIEVEEDEFFHSRETGGTVVSSALNLTRDIIRDRYPSNAWNIYCAQASDGDNWPDDSPGCRAILSEELLPLMQYFAYIEITPASHQRLWQEYEIVKEAHPNFAMQQIDGANDIYPVFRKLFARQLSS
- a CDS encoding PrkA family serine protein kinase produces the protein MDIFERHQQRYKGTEEEVISLQDYLQLCKQEPATYANAAERLLMAIGEPETVDTRDDPRLSRIFQNKMLRVYPAFQDFFGMEETIEQIVSYLKHAAQGLEERKQILYLLGPVGGGKSSLAEKLKQLIEHMPIYALEGSPVNESPLGLFDPTEDADILEEDYGIPRRYLNTIMSPWAVKRLQEFNGDVTRFRVVKRYPSRLAQIGVAKTEPGDENNQDISSLVGKVDIRKLENFAQHDPDAYSFSGGLCLANQGVMEFVEMFKAPIKVLHPLLTATQEGNYNGTEGMGAIPFEGLILAHSNESEWQAFKSNRNNEAFLDRVYIVKVPYCLRVSDEVKIYNKLLEGSSLSEAPCAPDTLEMLSQFSVLSRVKEPENSSVFSKMRVYDGENLKDTDPKAKSIREYQDYAGVDEGMAGLSTRFAFKILSRVFNFDHSEVAANPVHLLYVLEQQILREQFPPEVEERYLGFIKNYLQPNYAKFIGEELQKAYLESYAEYGQNLFDRYVTYADFWLQDQHYRDPDTGELLDRAALNEELEKIEKPAGISNPKDFRNEVVNFVLRARAKHSGKNPKWTSYEKLRIVIEKKMFSKTEDLLPVISFNAKASDEDQKKHQDFVDRMVEKGYTPKQVRLLSEWYLRVRKTS